The Clostridia bacterium DNA segment GCCTATAGTGAAGCAAGCCCCTATGGAAGAGATTGAGTGTTAAGGGCAATTAAAATACTATAGGCAATAATGTGCGACATTTTCAAAACTGTATTTAGGCGAGTGTTTTGAATGATTTGCCTTTCCATTAAACCCCCGATGTTTACTACTCCGGTAATACCTACATCACCAACAGGGGGCAGATGTTTATTTAAAGCTGAACCAGGCTTTAAGGGTTGATTATGAAAAACTAAGGTGCCTACATTAGTAAAATGCCCTAAGCAGGCATCAATGGCAATTAGGGGATGAGTAGTTAATTGTGAAGTAAGAGAAGCATAAATGGTTTTTAGATTACCGGCATGTACCGGTGAATCTATAGTGCCAATAATAGTGGCTTGTTGATGAGTCAGCAGGGTTTTTAATTGCCAGCCGGTTAGAGGACCTAAACTATCACCGGTAGCTCGATCAGTCCCGATACAAAGAATAAGGGGCTGTTTTTTTTTGTGGGTAT contains these protein-coding regions:
- the yyaC gene encoding spore protease YyaC; protein product: MSSKIFPLFPASKKQIPRRVHMEEPLAIYHLATHLRNFLKNTHKKKQPLILCIGTDRATGDSLGPLTGWQLKTLLTHQQATIIGTIDSPVHAGNLKTIYASLTSQLTTHPLIAIDACLGHFTNVGTLVFHNQPLKPGSALNKHLPPVGDVGITGVVNIGGLMERQIIQNTRLNTVLKMSHIIAYSILIALNTQSLP